GCTATCTCGTCAACCTTGCCGGGGTCGAGCATGTCAAGGGATACCAGTATCCCGGGACTGTCCGCAATGTCATTGAAGGAGTGGCGGGAGCCAAGGGCGCTAATACGTGTAGCTCCTGCCACCGAACGCCGAAGGTCGGTGAGTGAGGTCGGGTGCTCCATCGTCCGGGCACGGTACTCGTAATTACCCGCCAGTTTAGCCTGTCCTGTACTTGTTCCTCGATCATGGTCGTCCTTGTCCAGCCGATGTCGCGGCAATTCAATTGAAAGCCGCGGCAGGCGAAAGGGTGCCCTGCCGTCCTACAACGTTATAGACTGTCAACGCACGTGACGTATCGGGCATCACGGCGGGATACCAGGGAGCGGCATGGCGGTCACTATAAAGGACGTTGCGCTGGCGGCCGGCGTCTCGATAAAGACTGTCTCCAACGTCATCAACGATTACCAATACATCCGCGCGGACACCAAGCAGCGGGTCACGGAGGCCATCGCCAACCTCGGCTACAGCCCCAATCTGTCCGCGCGGAGCCTGCGCTTGGGCAAGACCGGCGTGATCGGGCTCGCGGTTCCCGAACTCTCGCTCAGCTACTTCGCCGAACTGGCGGACTCCGTCATCAAGGCCGCCGAACGGCGCGGCCTCAAGGTTCTGATCGAACAGACCGGCGGCGACCGCGCCCGCGAACTCGAGATACTCTCCAGCCCGCGGTTGCAATTGACCGACGGGTTGTTGTTCAGCCCATTAGGCGTGTCCAATGAAGACGCTCACCACCTCAACGTCAACTTCCCGCTCGTCCTCCTCGGCGAGCGAATTTTCGGCGGACCCACCGACCACGTGACCATGAGTAACGTGCAGTCCGCGCGGGCTGCAACAGCCCATCTGCTCTCGAAGGGCCGGACACGTATCGCCGTGGTCGGAGGACACGAAGGGGAGGTCATTGGTTCTGCCGGGCTCCGCCTGCGCGGTTACCAGCAGGCGCTCGAGGAAGCGGGCATCCCGTTCGACCCAAAGCTCGTGGCCTACACCACTTTGTGGCACCGCTCCAACGGCGCCACCTCAATGCGGGAATTGCTCAAGACCGGCGTCAAGTTCGACGCGATGTTCGGCTTGAATGACACGTTGGCACTCGGTGCCATGCGCGTGCTGCAGGAGGCAGGCCTGCGAATTCCCGACGACGTCGCCGTCATCGGTTTTGACGATCTCGACGAGGGCAGGTATTCGTTACCCACGCTGTCGACTATCGATCCGGGTAGGGGCGAAATCGCCGAGACGGCCGTGCGTATCCTGCAGGAGCGGATCTCAGGACATGATGCGGCCCCCCGGGAGTTCGAGGCGCGGTTCCAAGTCATCGAGCGCGAGTCCTCGAGCCTGCCCACCAGCTGAAAACCCCGAGGGGCAAAATTTTTCGAACAACCGCTTGACAGTGACGGGCCTCACTCGGCATGCTTTTTCTACAACGTTTACTTACAACGATGCAATAACGGACCAGGCACTTGCGAAAGCCTCGCTGCGAGGCGTACCTGCAGGAGGACGGACCCGGATCAAGGAAGATCGAGCGGCACAGCACTTGGTGCCCCGGCGATCCTCCTTCAAGCATCGCCCGGACCGGCCGCCTACGGGCGGACCACGGTGGAATGCCACCGCGAGAGGAAGCAAGAGATATGAAAGCCAAGTTCCTGGCATCGGCTGGCATCGTCGCCGCCACTGCCGTAGTACTGACAGGCTGCTCCGGGGGAAGCGGCGGGGGAGGCGGCGCGGCGGCCGCGTCCTGCACCAACACCATTGTTAACGCGGAGGCGCCCCAAGTCACCGTTTGGGCCTGGTACCCCGCGTTCAACGAGGTTGTCGACAACTTCAACAACACCAACAGCGACGTGCAGATCTGCTGGACCAACGCCGGCCAGGGCAACGATGAGTACACGAAGTTCTCGACCTCGATCGAGTCCGGTTCGGGCGCCCCCGACGTGATCCAGCTCGAGTCGGAGGTGCTCGCCAGCTTTACCATCCGCGACGCGCTTGTGGACCTCACCGAGTTCGGCGCCAATGACGTCAAGGACCAGTACGCCGAAGGCGCCTGGGAGGATGCCTCAAGCGGTGACGCCGTGTATGCCATCCCGGTCGACGGCGGCCCCATGGGGATGCTCTACCGCCAGGACATCTTCGACGCAGCAGGCATCCAGGTACCGACAACCTGGAAAGAGTTCGAAGCCGCAGCCCAAAAGTTGAAGGAGTCCGGCAACGGTGCCGTCATCGCCGACTTCCCCACCAACGGGCGTGCGTTCAACCAGGCCTTGTTCGCCCAGGCCGGTTCGGTGCCGTTCGAATATGACTCCGCCAACCCCCAGGAAATCGGGATCAAGGTCAATGACCAGGGTGCCAAGGACGTCCTGAAGTACTGGGACGGACTGGTCAAGAAGGGGCTCGTTGCCACCGATGACGCCTTCACCGCGGACTACAACACCAAGCTCGTCGACGGCTCATACGCCGTCTACCTCGCCGCGGCCTGGGGTCCCGGCTACCTGCAGGGCCTGTCCGACGCCGACCCGGACGCGGTCTGGCGTGCCGCCCCACTCCCGCAGTGGGACGCAGCAAACCCCGTCGACGTCAACTGGGGCGGTTCCACCTTCGCAGTGACCAAGCAGGCCAAGGACAAGAAACTCGCAGCGAAGGTGGCCATGGGCATCTTCGGAAACAAAGAAGCTATGAACCTCGGCGTTGACAAGGGAGCATTGTTCCCCTCGTACTCGCCCGTCCTCGATTCCGAGGAATTTGCCAACAAGGAATACCCGTTCTTTGGCGGACAGCAGATCAACAAGGACGTTTTCCTGAAGGCAGCTGAGGGCTACGAGGGCGCGACCTTTAGTCCGTTCCAGAACTACGCCTACGACCAGTTGACTGTGCAGCTCTACTCGATGGTCCAAGGCGAGAAGGACGCGGGCAAGGCCCTCGACGATCTCCAGGCGTCCCTCGAGCAGTACGCGACCGAGCAGGGATTCACCCTGAAGTAACCGCCGGGGTAGGTGCCCGCGTCCATCGCGGGCACCTACCCGTCCGGCCCTCGTGGACACCTCCACCGCGCCATCCGTCCCATTGCTTGAGGAAAGACCATCATGGCTACGACCACCGCGCCGAGTTCGGCCCCGCAGGCCAAGACCCCGGCCCCCGCAAAGCATCGCCCCGACAAGAACTACCGGCACCGGCAGCGCTGGGGATGGGTCTTCGTTGCGCCCTTCGCGGCAATCTTCCTGACCTTCCTCATCCTCCCCCTGGTCTACGCCTTCAGGATGAGCCTTTTCACCAGCACCCTGGCCACTGGCACCAAGTTCGTCGGCGCGGACAACTACCTCAAGGCCTTCTCCGACCCGATCTTCCTGCAGGGACTGGCGACGGTAGCGAAGTTCGCACTGATCATGATTCCCGCGCAAATGATCGTAGCCCTGCTCGCAGCCCTCGTCCTCGACAACCTTGCCACCTGGGCGTCCAAGTTCTCCCGTTTGATGATCTTCGTCCCGTACGCGGTTCCCGTGGTCATCGGCGCCCTCATGTGGGGCTTCCTGTACAGCCCACGCTTCGGGCCGGCCGGCTCCATCTTCGGCATTTTCGGCATGGCCGCCCCGGAGTTCCTGGCGCAGGACAGTATTTTCGGCAGCCTCGTCAACATCGTGACCTGGCAGTGGGCCGGCTACTACATGATCATCATCTATGCCGCACTGCGCGGTATCGATCCCGGCATCTACGAGGCAGCCGTGCTCGACGGCGCCTCCGACCGGCAGATCGCATGGCGGATAAAGGTCCCCATGATCTCTTCCTCCCTCGTGATGGTGGTCATCTTTGCTCTCATCGGCACCCTGCAGTTCTTCACTGAACCGCAAGTGCTCCGCGGAGTGGCACAGGGCGCCATTCCGACGTCGTATACCCCCAATATGTATGCCTTCTCGCTGGCCTTCTCCTACAGCCAGTTCAACTATGCCTCCGCCATCTCCTTCGCGCTCGGCATCGTCGTGTTCGTTTTCTCCTTCCTCTTCCTCTTCCTGACCCGCAAGCAGAGCGGACTGAAATAAGCCATGGCACTCGTCACCGAAACCCCCCAACTCGAGGGCGGCCGGAAAGGCCGCAGCGCTGCAGGCCGTAACAGGGCCCGCAATGGCGGCCCCCGCATCGGCTCGCATATCTTCCTGCTTATCCTCGTTATCTACTTCATCACCCCCATTTGGTGGTTGACGGTCGCCAGCACCAAGGACACCGCTGGCCTCTTCGGCGGCTCGGGCGGACCCCTCTGGTTCGACGACGAGTTCCACTTCTTCAGCAACATCCAAGGCTTGTTCGAACGGCAGGACGGCATCTACTGGCGTTGGCTCGGGAACTCATTCCTCTACGCCATCTCGGGAGGCGTCGGGGCAACCATCCTCGCCGTGCTTGCAGGCTACGGCTTCGCCAAGTACAACTTTCGCGGGCGGGGGCCCTTCTTTGGGCTCCTGCTGGGTGCAGTCATGGTGCCCCTGACGGCACTGGTCATCCCGACCTTCGTGCTCCTGAGCTCTGTGGGGCTGGTGAACACCATCTGGGCCGTGATCCTGCCCTCGCTCCTCAGCCCGTTCGGTGTGTACCTCATGAGGGTCTTCGCCCAGGAAGCGGTTCCGGATGAATTACTCGACGCCGCCCGGATTGACGGCGCGGGAGAGTTCCGCACGTTCGTCCAGATTGCACTGCCCCTGCTGCGCCCGGCGATCGTGACGGTACTGCTGTTGTCCATCGTCGGGACCTGGAACAACTTCTTCCTGCCGCTGGCAGTCCTCAGTGATCCCCTGTTGCTCCCCGTCACGGTGGGGCTCAACGGATGGCAGGCCCTGTCCAACGCCGGAAGCGGCGGCGAGGCCCTATGGAATCTGATCACCACGGGTGCCTTCGTCTCGATCATCCCGCTGATCATCGCGTTCCTTTCCCTTCAGAAGTACTGGCAGGGCGGGTTGTCGCTGGGCTCGCTCAAATAACCTCCAGACCGCTGCCGGCCCACGCCACCACGCACAGAAAGTAGTTTGATGCAGAACGCACGCCTCACGCTCGACCCCCACTTCACGGTCGGGCGGATCAACCGCAACATCTTCGGCGGGTTCGTCGAACACCTTGGCCGCCACGTCTACGACGGCATCTACGAGCCCGGCCACGAGAGCGCCGATAACGAAGGGTTCCGCCAGGACGTCATCGAACTCGTGAAGGAGATGGGTGTCTCCACCATCCGCTATCCCGGCGGCAACTTCGTCTCCGGGTTCTGCTGGGAAGACAGCGTGGGACCGCGCGAGGAGCGCCCGACCCGCCTCGATCTCGCCTGGCATTCCACCGAGACCAACCAGGTGGGCATGCACGAGTTCGCCTCCTGGCTGCAGAAGGTGGACAGCGATCTCATGATGGCCGTGAACCTAGGAACGCGGGGAACCACCGAAGCGCTCCAGCTTCTTGAGTACTCGAACCTGCCCAAGGGTACAACCCTTGCCGACCGGCGCATGGCCAACGGCCACCCCGACCCGTTCGGCGTCAAGATCTGGTGCCTGGGCAACGAGATGGATGGCCCCTGGCAGATCGGGCACCGCTCAGCCGAGGACTACGGCAAGCTCGCGGCCATTACGGGGCGGGCAATGCGCCAGCTGGACCCGTCGATCGAGCTCGTGGCCTGTGGTTCCTCGAGCGCCCACATGCCAACATTCGCCGAGTGGGAGCGCGTGGTGCTCACCCACACCTATGACGTCGTCGACTACATCTCCTGCCACGCATACTACGAGGAGAAGAACGGTGACCTTGGGTCATTCCTCGCATCCGCCGTCGACATGGATCACTTCATCGAGTCCGTGGTGGCGACCGCCGACCATGTGAAGGCCGTACGCGGGAGCTCGAAGACGATTAATATCTCCTTCGACGAGTGGAACGTCTGGTACATCAGCCGCTTCGAGAACGTCGACAAGATTGAGGGCCTCGACAATTGGCCGGCGGCTCCGCGCCTGCTCGAGGACTGCTACTCAGTGGCGGACGCCGTCGTGTTCGGTAACCTCATGATCTCGCTGCTGAAGCACGCTGACCGCGTCACCTCGGCGTCACTGGCGCAGCTCGTCAATGTTATCGCGCCCATCATGACGGAGCCGGGCGGCCCGGCATGGCGCCAGACCACGTTTTTCCCGTTCTCGATCACGTCGAAGCTCGCGCAGGGCTCGGTACTTGAACTCAAGCTCGACGCCGGGACGTACGAGACCAGCGAGTACGGTACTGTGCCGCTCGTCGACGCTGTGGCCACGCACGACGACGAAACGGGTGCGACCGCCGTCTTCCTCGTCAATCGGTCCCAGACCGAAGAGACCACCGTGACCATCGATATCGCGGCACTCAACGGGTTCAGCTCTGTCGAGGCGCAGTCGCTGTTCGATACGGACGTGTATGCGAAGAACACCCTCGAGGAGCCCGAGCGCGTGACCATGAAGACCAACACCTCCGCCACCCTGGACGGTGGTGCAGTCACTATTACCCTTCCTCCCGTGTCATGGACGGCCGTTTCCCTCGCATGAACCACCGCGAATACAGGATCGAGGGCGGCGGCTACACGGCCGTCGTCCTCGGTTTCGGGGCCACTGTCCGTGAACTGACTTACGAGGGGCGGCCGCTCGTAGTGGGCTTCGGTTCCGACGAGGAAATGCCCAACTTCCGTGGCGCCTTCGTGGCTCCGTGGCCCAACCGCATCGCCGATGGGCGCTATACGTT
The window above is part of the Pseudarthrobacter sp. NS4 genome. Proteins encoded here:
- a CDS encoding FAD-binding protein; translation: MEHPTSLTDLRRSVAGATRISALGSRHSFNDIADSPGILVSLDMLDPGKVDEIALTVTVGAGVRYGILAEHLQRRSFALHNLGHSPPASL
- a CDS encoding LacI family DNA-binding transcriptional regulator; protein product: MAVTIKDVALAAGVSIKTVSNVINDYQYIRADTKQRVTEAIANLGYSPNLSARSLRLGKTGVIGLAVPELSLSYFAELADSVIKAAERRGLKVLIEQTGGDRARELEILSSPRLQLTDGLLFSPLGVSNEDAHHLNVNFPLVLLGERIFGGPTDHVTMSNVQSARAATAHLLSKGRTRIAVVGGHEGEVIGSAGLRLRGYQQALEEAGIPFDPKLVAYTTLWHRSNGATSMRELLKTGVKFDAMFGLNDTLALGAMRVLQEAGLRIPDDVAVIGFDDLDEGRYSLPTLSTIDPGRGEIAETAVRILQERISGHDAAPREFEARFQVIERESSSLPTS
- a CDS encoding ABC transporter substrate-binding protein, which encodes MKAKFLASAGIVAATAVVLTGCSGGSGGGGGAAAASCTNTIVNAEAPQVTVWAWYPAFNEVVDNFNNTNSDVQICWTNAGQGNDEYTKFSTSIESGSGAPDVIQLESEVLASFTIRDALVDLTEFGANDVKDQYAEGAWEDASSGDAVYAIPVDGGPMGMLYRQDIFDAAGIQVPTTWKEFEAAAQKLKESGNGAVIADFPTNGRAFNQALFAQAGSVPFEYDSANPQEIGIKVNDQGAKDVLKYWDGLVKKGLVATDDAFTADYNTKLVDGSYAVYLAAAWGPGYLQGLSDADPDAVWRAAPLPQWDAANPVDVNWGGSTFAVTKQAKDKKLAAKVAMGIFGNKEAMNLGVDKGALFPSYSPVLDSEEFANKEYPFFGGQQINKDVFLKAAEGYEGATFSPFQNYAYDQLTVQLYSMVQGEKDAGKALDDLQASLEQYATEQGFTLK
- a CDS encoding carbohydrate ABC transporter permease codes for the protein MATTTAPSSAPQAKTPAPAKHRPDKNYRHRQRWGWVFVAPFAAIFLTFLILPLVYAFRMSLFTSTLATGTKFVGADNYLKAFSDPIFLQGLATVAKFALIMIPAQMIVALLAALVLDNLATWASKFSRLMIFVPYAVPVVIGALMWGFLYSPRFGPAGSIFGIFGMAAPEFLAQDSIFGSLVNIVTWQWAGYYMIIIYAALRGIDPGIYEAAVLDGASDRQIAWRIKVPMISSSLVMVVIFALIGTLQFFTEPQVLRGVAQGAIPTSYTPNMYAFSLAFSYSQFNYASAISFALGIVVFVFSFLFLFLTRKQSGLK
- a CDS encoding carbohydrate ABC transporter permease, whose product is MALVTETPQLEGGRKGRSAAGRNRARNGGPRIGSHIFLLILVIYFITPIWWLTVASTKDTAGLFGGSGGPLWFDDEFHFFSNIQGLFERQDGIYWRWLGNSFLYAISGGVGATILAVLAGYGFAKYNFRGRGPFFGLLLGAVMVPLTALVIPTFVLLSSVGLVNTIWAVILPSLLSPFGVYLMRVFAQEAVPDELLDAARIDGAGEFRTFVQIALPLLRPAIVTVLLLSIVGTWNNFFLPLAVLSDPLLLPVTVGLNGWQALSNAGSGGEALWNLITTGAFVSIIPLIIAFLSLQKYWQGGLSLGSLK
- a CDS encoding alpha-N-arabinofuranosidase, with translation MQNARLTLDPHFTVGRINRNIFGGFVEHLGRHVYDGIYEPGHESADNEGFRQDVIELVKEMGVSTIRYPGGNFVSGFCWEDSVGPREERPTRLDLAWHSTETNQVGMHEFASWLQKVDSDLMMAVNLGTRGTTEALQLLEYSNLPKGTTLADRRMANGHPDPFGVKIWCLGNEMDGPWQIGHRSAEDYGKLAAITGRAMRQLDPSIELVACGSSSAHMPTFAEWERVVLTHTYDVVDYISCHAYYEEKNGDLGSFLASAVDMDHFIESVVATADHVKAVRGSSKTINISFDEWNVWYISRFENVDKIEGLDNWPAAPRLLEDCYSVADAVVFGNLMISLLKHADRVTSASLAQLVNVIAPIMTEPGGPAWRQTTFFPFSITSKLAQGSVLELKLDAGTYETSEYGTVPLVDAVATHDDETGATAVFLVNRSQTEETTVTIDIAALNGFSSVEAQSLFDTDVYAKNTLEEPERVTMKTNTSATLDGGAVTITLPPVSWTAVSLA